The DNA segment GCCATACTGTTCTCGAGTGGTGAAATGTACGAGTGTGGTGAGCGAGTCATGAAGACACGGCACAGCGAAAGGCGTTTGTTGGCTCGGAGACAAATCCACCGCGGGATCCCAGCTTGTTTACGTCTTCCCGTCTCGGCAGGAGGATGCGTGCAAGCCCTCGAATCTTGAAATCAATCGCGTTGTTACTCCTCCATTTCCCACAAAGCTATTGTACATCTTAACGACTTGACGACATCCACGGCCTCTACGCGACTCGAGCACAGATCCCAGCAGGCATCAGCACACGATTACTGATACCGCAGTATCGATTCGTTCTCATGAGTTAGAACGCAACCCTTCTTCAACCACCGCAACGATGGGCGGCCGTTATAGATCCCTTAGTGGGCGATACGTCGAACCCGAAAAGACGGAAAAGCCGCGCAAATCTTTCGACTCAGCTATCTCAGACGATGATTACCTCGCCAGCAGTAATGCGCCCATGTTGGGCAAGCATAAATCCAAACCCACATACGCCTACCACCTTCCCCGAAGGCGCTTTACCCGCTACTTTACTCTTGCCATCACCAGTCTGCTCGGGTTATTCGTGTGGTGGCTTGTAAGCTCTTCATACGCTGCACGAGCAGAAGTCGAGCTCGGGCTGCGAAAacctccgccaccacctGCATTCGAGGGCTTCCCGTTCCTCAAGAGATATCATGGCGGGATAAGGAGCTTGGTGTCGCGAGCAGAGAACGAGGCGTTCAAGGAGTATCCTGtgagcgaagatgaggagttgAAGAGGTTGCAGGAAGCGGCgttgaagcagaaggagctTGAGGACAAGGAagtggagaggaagaagggtTTCAACAAGAGAGAGATCAAGCAAGGTCGACGATTCGACCCTTATTCGAGGGCTGTGGGGAGAGGCATACATGAAGAGCCGGTGAAGTGCTATATCGATAATACTACACGAACGACGGTGCCATTGCTTTTGAGCTACGAGGGCGTTCCGAAAGGTTTCCCAGATCCGATTTACGGAAGCTATGAATTGCTGGGGCTTAGATCCGACGTGTGCTTTGAGAGATACGGGAGACTTGGGCCATATGGCTACGGCTACAGCAAGAAATTTGGAGGAAGCGGTGCGGGTATGGAGGGCGAGAAGGAAGGATCTGAGCAGGTTTGGGGAGACGAGCTGGAGATCGATTATCGAAATGTGAAATGGGCAGAGGTGCAAGAGAGGTGTCTTCAGGCGAACGCACATCGATACAGAACTGCATCCAAAGCTGGACGTGACTCCTTCACTCAGATGAGTGTGGGTGATGCGCAACGACCCAATCCAACGCAAGAGCAGAAGACTCTCACAGTAAACGGGAAACAATTCGAGAATCGAACTGCCTTCATTATCAGAACATGGTGGGACTACCAgtacgatgatgaggacctTTTCTACCTCCGAGCGCTAATCAACGAGCTGTCCATTCAGACTGGAGGCGAATACACAGTACATTTCTTGATTCATGTCAAGGACGACAACATGCAAATCTGGTCTGATGAAGAGACATACCAAAGAGTACTGCGCGAATCTCTTCCTGCGGAATTCCAAGGCATGGGCACACTTTGGTCAGAACGCCAGATGGGTCTCATCTACGGCGGTCTACACGAATCTTTCTATCGCGACTTGCCAGTTCACGGCGCATATCGAAGCACGTATATGCCTGTACAGTATTTTGCACATATGCATCCCGAGTACGAATTCTTCTGGCATTGGGAAATGGATGTACGATACACGGGTAACTTCTTCCACCTTTTCAAGCAGGTCTCTGAAtgggcgaagaagcagcctCGGAAGGGATTGTGGGAACGAAATGGGAGGTTCTATGTTCCGTCTGAGCACGGCAGCTGGGAAGACTTCCGCCACATGGTACGCGTGCAGATTGAGCATGGCACGGCGCATGGAAGTGGGGCATACAATAAAGCGCCAAAGGACGCAGCGAAAGCCCATCCTCTCGATGAAGCTGCGAGACAGCCTGAAGCGCCGGTTTGGGGACCTTTGCCACCGACTGGGGAGGGTGACGAGACTGACCGCCCGGAGCTTGATCCAAAGCCACCGACCACTTACGATGCCGACAAGTACGAATGGggcgttgaagaagaagcagatttCATCACGTTCAACCCTCTGTTCGATCCTCACCAAACGAACTGGATCCTTGCGGAAGATACCACTGGATACAACACGACTGAAGGACAGCCGCCTCGAAGAACCGCGATCATTACAGCTAGCCGACTGAGCAAAAGACTGCTCGAGACGATGCATCGCGAAACGTCTTTGAAGCGACACTCCATGTTCTCTGAAATGTGGCCTGGCAGTGTCGCCTTGCACCACGGCTACAAAGCCGTCTACGCACCTCATCCAGTGTACATCGATCGTGCTTGGCCAACGAGCTATCTTACAGCCATCTTCAACAACGGACGAAACGGCGCCAGCGGAGGTGCAAGGACTTCCGTCTTCAGCGACGAACGACAAATCAACTTCCTTGGAACAACCTGGTACTATCACGCGGGGCATGCGCCGAATCTTTGGAAGAGGTGGCTTGGCTTCAAAGTTGATAATGATGGAGGTGAAGAGTGGGAGAAGGCGAATGAGGGGCGGATGTGTTTGCCGCCCATGTTGCTGCATCCTGTCAAGGATGTGAATTTGATATATGAACATCGTGAAGGCGAGTAATTCTTGCTGTGGATTGCAAGCGATCACAGATTTGCATAGCGAGGTGTTCTTGGGAGATGGCGGTGCTGTCGCCGGCCCTTTTTGGATAGCATGAATGCAGACGGGATATACCTGTTGGATGCCAGAGAGTTGACATTGCTCGAACTGGTGCATTTAGGTGTATATACGACTGTAACATTGTACGACCTGTTTATCCTTCGTTCGCGAGGGCTTGAAACATGCTCAAGTTGGGTTGTGGCTCGGACAATGGTTGAGATGAGACTTGCTCCTTCTCGCTGAGCGAAGATCGGCGCTTTGTTGTTGGACGTACCACACTTTGAGCAACGCATGGCTGAGACTAGGCTCTGCGTACCTTACATCCACGCAGGTACAATGTCTGAAACAGATGATGAGCGAGCCATGGCAGGATCGCGCTTGTCTCTCGTGGCCGTCACGAGCTGGGATTGTCGGCAATATGGTGACGTTGGCTAGGGAAGGAGCGATCGGTATATCAGAAGCGACGACCACTGCTGGTGGCTCGAGCATGCCACTCATGATGGACAGTACAGAACTTACAATGAACCATCACAGCACCAACACCGCAAACACTAGCGCCTCAGCCATTGGACGCGAAGACACAGCAGCCATCTTCTGCCACGAGCAATTCGCTGACCTCGACGCCGAGCAATTCCCACGTCTCCCATCAGCAACATACACCCCTCGCCCAAGCAAGAGCTTCGAATCCACCATCGAAGGTCTCGGCTGGGACTCCAGCGCTTTCAAACCTACAATTTTCGTCCGTCTCGCTTGGGCACTTCTCCAAGCCAAGTACACGAATAATCAAGATGTCCTCTTCGGAGCAGCAACTGGTATCAATGGAACGGCGTATCCGAACAGAGTACGATTGGACTACAATGAGACCGTCGAGCAAGCATTGCAAGCTCTGCAATCACAAAGCGAGAGTCTAGCGGCAGCGGTTTCTACCACTGATAGCAAAGACTTGAGCTCTAGACAAGCTGCATTAGATTGCGAATGCGACTATCAAACGATG comes from the Cercospora beticola chromosome 4, complete sequence genome and includes:
- a CDS encoding uncharacterized protein (antiSMASH:Cluster_11) codes for the protein MGGRYRSLSGRYVEPEKTEKPRKSFDSAISDDDYLASSNAPMLGKHKSKPTYAYHLPRRRFTRYFTLAITSLLGLFVWWLVSSSYAARAEVELGLRKPPPPPAFEGFPFLKRYHGGIRSLVSRAENEAFKEYPVSEDEELKRLQEAALKQKELEDKEVERKKGFNKREIKQGRRFDPYSRAVGRGIHEEPVKCYIDNTTRTTVPLLLSYEGVPKGFPDPIYGSYELLGLRSDVCFERYGRLGPYGYGYSKKFGGSGAGMEGEKEGSEQVWGDELEIDYRNVKWAEVQERCLQANAHRYRTASKAGRDSFTQMSVGDAQRPNPTQEQKTLTVNGKQFENRTAFIIRTWWDYQYDDEDLFYLRALINELSIQTGGEYTVHFLIHVKDDNMQIWSDEETYQRVLRESLPAEFQGMGTLWSERQMGLIYGGLHESFYRDLPVHGAYRSTYMPVQYFAHMHPEYEFFWHWEMDVRYTGNFFHLFKQVSEWAKKQPRKGLWERNGRFYVPSEHGSWEDFRHMVRVQIEHGTAHGSGAYNKAPKDAAKAHPLDEAARQPEAPVWGPLPPTGEGDETDRPELDPKPPTTYDADKYEWGVEEEADFITFNPLFDPHQTNWILAEDTTGYNTTEGQPPRRTAIITASRLSKRLLETMHRETSLKRHSMFSEMWPGSVALHHGYKAVYAPHPVYIDRAWPTSYLTAIFNNGRNGASGGARTSVFSDERQINFLGTTWYYHAGHAPNLWKRWLGFKVDNDGGEEWEKANEGRMCLPPMLLHPVKDVNLIYEHREGE